The Neisseria yangbaofengii genome contains a region encoding:
- a CDS encoding DUF2322 family protein — protein MSFQDNLAAMPAIDHLSGLDVNNGQGETIHHIPAAPGKLGSLKLYHALAQEFDNQLNANAAERGLALFAEHVADAEANPGKHPNIDLLFEVKAGNLVYQLKPLQA, from the coding sequence ATGAGCTTTCAAGACAATCTGGCTGCCATGCCTGCAATCGACCACTTAAGCGGCCTAGACGTTAATAACGGGCAAGGCGAAACCATTCACCATATTCCTGCCGCACCGGGCAAGCTCGGTTCATTAAAACTCTATCATGCGCTGGCACAAGAATTCGATAACCAATTAAATGCCAACGCAGCCGAACGCGGTTTGGCATTGTTTGCCGAGCACGTGGCCGATGCCGAAGCCAATCCGGGCAAGCACCCTAACATTGATTTGCTGTTTGAAGTGAAAGCCGGAAACTTGGTTTATCAATTGAAACCGTTACAAGCTTAA
- a CDS encoding immunity protein YezG family protein, whose amino-acid sequence MDKNIEEIYAKIARIIWKFFPKEASCINYYAQLFNESSGYTIDFIIDGKTKWFGFGETPEVAADILALLEAVRAIPPFKGKEQWTHCHVSLLDSGKFNIKFAYISESDSWPNLFMKGISDLTADEAENIYHVPKEIWEERVRLKNSKP is encoded by the coding sequence ATGGATAAAAATATTGAAGAAATTTATGCAAAAATTGCAAGGATAATATGGAAGTTTTTTCCAAAAGAAGCTTCTTGTATAAATTATTATGCACAATTATTTAATGAAAGCTCAGGATATACAATTGATTTTATTATTGATGGCAAAACTAAATGGTTTGGCTTTGGAGAAACTCCAGAGGTGGCTGCCGATATATTGGCTTTGTTGGAAGCTGTTAGAGCCATCCCTCCATTTAAGGGAAAAGAGCAATGGACACATTGTCATGTATCTTTACTAGATTCTGGAAAATTTAATATAAAATTTGCGTATATTTCTGAAAGTGATAGTTGGCCAAATTTATTTATGAAAGGAATTAGTGACTTAACTGCTGATGAAGCCGAGAATATTTATCATGTACCCAAAGAAATATGGGAAGAGCGGGTTCGATTAAAAAACAGCAAGCCGTAG
- a CDS encoding IS630 family transposase, giving the protein MRLRHRFQLKERPIVWLDESGFRASVHRPYGYAPKGRRCIDTHDWQGRNQTNAIGALYDNQLFAVGLFDCSINSRIFDTWIEQLLIPQLPPESVVVMDNAAFHKGKAEALLKEKGHSVLWMPPYSPGLNPIEKKWAWLKARRRKLGGVSVDELFRSVI; this is encoded by the coding sequence ATCAGACTCAGACACCGTTTCCAACTGAAAGAACGTCCGATTGTTTGGTTGGACGAAAGCGGATTCAGAGCTTCCGTCCACCGTCCTTACGGTTATGCCCCAAAAGGCAGACGGTGTATTGATACCCATGACTGGCAGGGACGTAATCAGACTAATGCCATCGGTGCGCTGTATGATAATCAACTGTTTGCGGTCGGTTTGTTTGACTGTTCCATCAACAGCAGGATATTCGACACTTGGATCGAACAGTTACTGATCCCGCAACTGCCGCCCGAGAGTGTGGTGGTGATGGACAATGCGGCGTTTCATAAGGGTAAGGCAGAAGCCTTGCTGAAGGAAAAGGGGCATAGCGTCCTATGGATGCCGCCTTACAGCCCCGGCCTGAATCCCATCGAAAAGAAATGGGCTTGGTTAAAGGCGAGACGGAGAAAACTTGGGGGGGTGTCTGTGGATGAGTTGTTTAGGAGTGTTATTTAA
- a CDS encoding DUF1853 family protein produces MNYALDALWWQLTGRPVRELATLLTAPPLWHSGAELPVRELLGEHGFRYLLSLDRNPQPLTDYLARHAPFGRRLGLYAEHLLAFWFSHAPHAELLAQNLQVISNGLTIGAADFIAKLNGKAYHIELTCKYYGSASGKFDDLCGLNRQDRLAGKANKLPQQLMLLKFSDGLKTLQQHQLPGDLQPASIVRGIGFFTEGFADFQAPMNPYSWRGVYLTDWSEYDFSRTDIRYCLLDRTACLAPARVTEAETLNAQAVRQIDSGLVAVLELRPDGYWHEILRIMKGV; encoded by the coding sequence ATGAATTACGCCCTTGATGCCTTATGGTGGCAACTCACCGGCCGTCCTGTACGCGAGTTGGCAACCTTACTCACCGCCCCGCCCCTGTGGCACAGCGGCGCAGAGTTACCGGTGCGCGAATTGCTGGGCGAACACGGTTTCCGCTACCTGCTTTCGCTCGACCGAAATCCACAGCCACTTACCGATTATCTGGCGCGACACGCCCCGTTTGGCCGCCGTTTGGGTTTATACGCCGAGCATTTGCTGGCATTTTGGTTCAGCCATGCGCCACATGCCGAATTATTGGCGCAAAACCTGCAAGTGATTTCGAACGGCCTTACCATCGGCGCGGCGGATTTTATCGCCAAGCTCAACGGAAAGGCTTATCATATTGAATTAACGTGTAAATATTACGGCAGCGCAAGTGGGAAATTTGATGATTTATGCGGTTTAAACCGGCAAGACCGCTTGGCCGGCAAAGCCAACAAATTACCGCAGCAACTGATGCTGCTGAAATTTTCAGACGGCCTCAAAACCTTGCAGCAACACCAATTGCCCGGCGATTTACAGCCGGCTTCAATCGTACGCGGCATCGGCTTTTTTACCGAAGGCTTCGCTGATTTTCAAGCACCGATGAATCCTTATTCTTGGCGCGGTGTGTATCTGACCGATTGGAGCGAATACGATTTCAGCCGCACCGATATCCGCTATTGCCTGCTTGACCGCACAGCCTGTCTCGCGCCTGCCCGAGTGACCGAAGCGGAAACCTTGAATGCCCAAGCCGTCCGCCAAATCGACAGCGGTTTAGTCGCCGTACTCGAGCTTCGCCCCGACGGCTATTGGCACGAAATATTGCGCATCATGAAAGGGGTGTAA
- a CDS encoding VENN motif pre-toxin domain-containing protein, whose translation MQSEIDLQRKVSQEFSKNVQSATGEINQKLDTLKEQKEKGLISETEYRQKAGNWQKGKVLLNSIAAGLSAPTQSTAGIAAAAASPAVSYQIGQHFKELAKQNSDGKLTAKQETAHILAHTVLGAATAAAGGNNALAGTISAGSAEAAAPLIGNYLYGEKDGSKLTAEQKKTVSGILSLGGVTVGAVAGGSESDWVAGGQAAQTAVENNTVEELRIEAIREAELRNRDPEWDKALREAERQQLAILNEAAKLLITPYGAGSDYYEATDLSGKALAIASIIPVERATAKGYGLAKRLFEEAASLYKSNKLTLAGKKAEQAVVELQRGRIKQWNQLANKLNANSVYRFDNGFQYATDAQKRVKEVTADLKIDPWDRNTYQRRTSGGSCRKDSDCGGHLIVDVRRPRRRHQFGADGCEIEWC comes from the coding sequence GTGCAGAGCGAGATTGATTTGCAGCGGAAGGTCAGTCAGGAATTCAGCAAAAATGTGCAGTCGGCCACCGGCGAAATCAACCAAAAACTGGATACGCTGAAAGAGCAGAAAGAAAAAGGCCTTATCAGCGAAACCGAGTACCGGCAAAAAGCAGGTAACTGGCAGAAAGGCAAAGTGCTGCTCAACAGCATCGCCGCAGGCTTAAGTGCGCCCACCCAAAGCACAGCAGGCATTGCCGCCGCAGCGGCAAGCCCGGCCGTATCCTATCAAATCGGACAACACTTCAAAGAACTGGCGAAACAGAATTCAGACGGCAAACTTACCGCTAAACAGGAAACCGCCCACATCCTCGCCCATACGGTATTGGGCGCGGCGACTGCTGCGGCGGGAGGCAACAACGCCCTGGCCGGAACCATCAGTGCCGGCAGTGCCGAAGCGGCCGCACCGTTAATCGGCAACTATCTCTACGGAGAAAAAGACGGCAGCAAACTGACGGCGGAGCAGAAAAAAACCGTGTCGGGCATTCTGAGCCTGGGCGGAGTGACTGTCGGTGCGGTTGCAGGCGGTTCGGAATCGGACTGGGTAGCCGGCGGACAGGCTGCGCAGACGGCGGTGGAAAACAATACGGTTGAAGAGCTGCGTATTGAAGCCATAAGGGAAGCCGAATTGCGCAATCGGGATCCCGAGTGGGATAAAGCTTTAAGAGAAGCTGAACGGCAACAGTTGGCTATTTTAAACGAAGCCGCCAAGCTCTTAATTACCCCTTACGGTGCCGGTTCGGATTACTACGAAGCTACCGATTTAAGCGGAAAAGCTTTAGCAATTGCATCTATAATACCTGTCGAACGGGCTACAGCCAAAGGTTATGGCCTGGCAAAAAGACTGTTTGAGGAAGCAGCAAGCTTATATAAGTCGAACAAACTTACTTTGGCAGGTAAAAAAGCCGAACAGGCAGTTGTAGAGCTTCAGCGTGGCCGGATAAAACAATGGAACCAATTGGCCAACAAGCTCAATGCAAATAGCGTTTACCGCTTTGATAACGGTTTCCAATATGCCACTGATGCACAGAAGCGGGTAAAAGAAGTAACTGCCGATTTGAAAATAGACCCTTGGGACAGGAATACCTACCAGCGACGCACTTCGGGCGGTTCATGCCGTAAAGATAGTGATTGCGGCGGCCATCTGATAGTCGATGTTCGGCGGCCCAGGCGAAGGCATCAATTTGGTGCCGATGGATGCGAAATTGAATGGTGCTAG
- a CDS encoding IS630 transposase-related protein: MTYSTDFRQLALAKLAQGLSIRQVAKELGIGSDTVFKWKKNPIPKGYPKDRKPLKITKEALLRDVEQYPDAYCYERAQRLNCSTNGIHQALKRYGISRKKDQ; the protein is encoded by the coding sequence ATGACCTATTCAACAGACTTTCGCCAACTCGCCTTAGCCAAACTCGCCCAAGGCCTCTCCATCCGTCAAGTAGCCAAAGAGCTCGGCATCGGCAGCGATACCGTGTTCAAATGGAAAAAGAATCCCATTCCCAAAGGCTATCCCAAAGACAGAAAACCCCTCAAAATTACCAAAGAAGCACTGCTTAGAGACGTCGAACAATACCCCGATGCCTATTGCTACGAACGGGCACAACGGCTCAACTGCTCGACCAACGGCATTCACCAGGCATTGAAAAGATACGGAATCAGCCGAAAAAAAGACCAATAA
- a CDS encoding protein-lysine palmitoyltransferase codes for MPNPTPTLNIISPKLFPDKVWNESEVLGAITWLWYQSPVHRQVDIAEMMAYVLPVLKNGQFALFCKGAQPIGYISWAYLDKVAEAHYLQSDRYLRDNSDWNCGDNIWIIQWFAPLGHSHQMRSAVRRLFPDTILRSLYHKGADKGLRILTFKT; via the coding sequence ATGCCCAATCCAACACCCACTTTAAACATCATCTCCCCCAAACTTTTCCCTGATAAAGTATGGAACGAAAGTGAAGTATTGGGAGCCATCACATGGCTGTGGTATCAATCACCTGTTCATCGTCAGGTCGATATTGCCGAGATGATGGCGTATGTGCTGCCAGTGCTTAAAAATGGGCAATTTGCTTTGTTTTGCAAGGGTGCGCAGCCAATTGGCTACATCTCTTGGGCATATTTGGATAAAGTGGCGGAAGCGCACTATTTACAATCCGACCGTTATTTACGTGATAACAGTGATTGGAACTGCGGAGATAATATTTGGATCATCCAATGGTTCGCACCTTTGGGGCACAGTCATCAAATGCGTTCTGCCGTACGCCGGTTATTTCCCGATACGATATTACGCTCCTTATATCACAAAGGGGCGGATAAGGGATTGCGGATTTTGACATTTAAAACTTGA
- the upp gene encoding uracil phosphoribosyltransferase, with protein sequence MNVTVIDHPLVKHKLTLMREAECSTYKFRTLATELARLMAYEASRDFAMEKYIIDGWCGRIEGDRIKGKTLTVVPILRAGLGMLDGVLDLIPTAKISVVGLQRNEETLKPVSYFEKFVDSMDERPALIIDPMLATGGSMVATIDLLKAKGCKNIKALVLVAAPEGVKTVNDAHPDVTIYTAALDSHLNEDGYIIPGLGDAGDKIFGTR encoded by the coding sequence ATGAATGTGACCGTCATCGACCATCCCTTGGTCAAACACAAATTAACCCTGATGCGCGAAGCAGAATGCAGCACCTATAAATTCCGCACACTCGCCACCGAACTTGCCCGCCTGATGGCCTACGAAGCCAGCCGCGATTTCGCCATGGAAAAATACATCATCGACGGCTGGTGCGGCCGTATCGAAGGCGACCGCATCAAAGGCAAAACCTTGACCGTGGTGCCGATTTTGCGTGCCGGTTTGGGCATGTTGGACGGCGTGTTGGATTTGATTCCCACCGCCAAAATCAGCGTAGTCGGCCTGCAACGCAACGAAGAAACCTTAAAACCGGTTTCCTATTTTGAAAAATTCGTCGACAGCATGGACGAGCGCCCCGCCTTGATTATCGACCCCATGTTGGCCACCGGCGGATCGATGGTCGCCACCATTGATTTGCTGAAAGCCAAAGGCTGCAAAAACATCAAAGCCTTGGTATTGGTCGCCGCCCCCGAAGGCGTGAAAACCGTCAATGATGCGCACCCTGATGTCACCATCTACACCGCCGCTCTCGACAGTCATCTGAACGAAGACGGCTACATCATCCCCGGCTTGGGTGATGCCGGCGATAAGATTTTCGGTACGCGATGA
- a CDS encoding IS630 transposase-related protein: protein MAYSEDFKQLVLKKLRQGWTIRRAAKEFGIAISTITLWKRPPAPQTPPKQRKTRKISAQALLEDVERYPDAYCYERAQRFGCSHTAIHKALKRYNISYKKRPTATRKPTEGSEKTS from the coding sequence ATGGCCTATTCAGAAGACTTCAAACAACTCGTACTCAAAAAACTCCGTCAAGGATGGACGATTCGCAGAGCCGCAAAAGAATTCGGCATTGCCATCTCCACCATCACGCTTTGGAAACGCCCTCCGGCTCCTCAAACCCCTCCGAAGCAACGGAAAACCCGCAAAATCAGCGCCCAAGCACTGCTCGAAGATGTTGAGCGTTATCCCGATGCCTATTGCTATGAAAGAGCGCAACGCTTTGGCTGTTCCCATACTGCCATACACAAAGCATTAAAGCGATACAACATCAGCTACAAAAAAAGACCAACCGCCACCCGAAAGCCAACAGAGGGCTCAGAAAAAACTTCCTGA
- a CDS encoding DUF4198 domain-containing protein, translated as MKKSILLITSALFLSTAAHAHRVWVETAHTHGGEYLTAELGYGEFPELEPIAKDRLNIFKPLQLVTEKGKENLIQKGQFNYQYRSNRPVKDGSYLVIAEYQPTFWSKNAAGWKRTNKTEMTDATYCEESRMYGKNIVNVGHESADTAVITKQVGQNLEIVPLDNPANIHVGERFKVRVLYRGEPLANHPVTATFDGFDNSDRSKTHKVEAQAFYDVTNDKGEVDIIPLRQGFWKVNVEHKTDFRDQKVCEKESNYTTLTFQIGHTHH; from the coding sequence ATGAAAAAATCTATTTTACTGATTACTTCCGCATTGTTTCTGTCTACCGCCGCACACGCCCACCGTGTATGGGTTGAGACCGCACACACCCACGGCGGCGAATACCTGACTGCCGAATTGGGCTACGGCGAATTTCCAGAATTAGAGCCAATTGCCAAAGACCGGCTTAACATTTTCAAACCATTGCAACTGGTTACCGAAAAAGGCAAAGAAAATCTGATTCAAAAAGGCCAATTCAACTACCAATACCGCAGCAACCGCCCGGTTAAAGACGGCAGCTATTTGGTGATTGCCGAATACCAGCCGACTTTCTGGTCGAAAAACGCCGCCGGTTGGAAGCGCACCAACAAAACCGAAATGACTGATGCCACCTATTGCGAAGAAAGCCGCATGTACGGCAAAAACATCGTCAACGTTGGCCATGAAAGCGCAGACACCGCCGTCATCACCAAACAAGTCGGCCAAAACTTAGAAATCGTACCGCTCGACAACCCGGCCAACATTCACGTTGGCGAGCGCTTCAAAGTGCGCGTGTTATACCGTGGCGAGCCATTGGCCAACCATCCGGTAACCGCAACCTTCGACGGCTTTGACAACAGCGACCGCAGCAAAACCCACAAAGTAGAAGCGCAAGCATTTTATGACGTGACCAACGACAAAGGCGAAGTGGACATTATCCCGTTGCGCCAAGGTTTCTGGAAAGTTAATGTTGAGCACAAAACCGACTTCCGCGACCAAAAAGTTTGCGAAAAAGAGTCCAACTACACCACGCTTACTTTCCAAATCGGTCATACGCACCACTGA
- a CDS encoding RsmB/NOP family class I SAM-dependent RNA methyltransferase codes for MTPIQLEHTAALLADMLTFKQPADAVLSAYFREHKKLGRQDRHEIAETAFAALRHYQKIAAVLRRPHAQPRKAALAALVLGRSVNIGKIQDLLNEEETGFLSHLKARKAEFSDGLHTAAELPEWLIAQLQTHYSNKEILAFGRSINHPAPLDLRVNTLKNKRGKVLAALQAEEPDAEATPFSPWGIRLKNKIALNKHELFLDGSVEVQDEGSQLLALLVGAKRGEIVVDFCAGAGGKTLAIGAQMANKGRIYAFDIAEKRLANLKPRMTRAGLTNINPERISSERDSRIARLTGKADRVLVDAPCSGLGTLRRNPDLKYRQSPETVSNLLEQQHSILTAAAKLVKPKGRLVYATCSILPEENEHQVKHFLAENPEFELLDSSELLAAAKVDLNTGKYLRMDSAVHHTDGFFAAVLQRK; via the coding sequence ATGACACCGATTCAACTCGAACACACCGCCGCGTTACTGGCCGACATGCTGACTTTCAAACAGCCTGCCGATGCCGTTTTGTCTGCCTACTTCCGCGAACACAAAAAACTCGGCCGCCAAGACCGCCACGAAATTGCCGAAACCGCCTTCGCCGCCTTGCGCCATTATCAAAAAATTGCCGCCGTGTTGCGCCGCCCACATGCACAGCCGCGCAAAGCCGCATTGGCGGCATTGGTGCTTGGCCGCAGCGTTAACATCGGCAAAATCCAAGATTTACTCAATGAAGAAGAAACCGGGTTTCTCAGTCATCTGAAAGCACGCAAAGCCGAGTTTTCAGACGGCCTGCATACCGCCGCCGAATTACCGGAGTGGCTGATTGCGCAATTGCAAACCCATTACAGCAACAAAGAAATTCTCGCTTTCGGCCGCAGCATCAACCACCCTGCGCCACTGGATTTGCGCGTAAACACCTTGAAAAACAAGCGCGGCAAAGTCTTGGCCGCCTTGCAAGCCGAAGAGCCGGATGCCGAAGCCACGCCGTTTTCACCGTGGGGCATCCGTTTGAAGAACAAAATCGCCTTGAACAAACACGAATTATTCCTTGACGGATCGGTTGAAGTGCAAGACGAAGGCAGCCAATTGCTGGCTTTACTGGTCGGCGCCAAACGCGGTGAAATCGTTGTCGATTTTTGTGCCGGCGCAGGCGGTAAAACCTTGGCGATTGGGGCGCAAATGGCGAACAAAGGCCGCATCTATGCCTTCGACATCGCCGAAAAACGCTTGGCCAACCTCAAGCCACGCATGACCCGCGCCGGCCTGACCAACATCAATCCCGAGCGCATCAGTAGCGAACGCGACAGCCGCATCGCCCGTCTCACCGGCAAAGCCGACCGCGTATTGGTCGATGCGCCTTGTTCGGGCTTGGGCACGCTGCGCCGCAACCCCGATTTGAAATACCGCCAATCGCCGGAAACCGTGTCCAACCTGTTGGAACAGCAACACAGCATCCTCACGGCCGCCGCCAAACTGGTGAAACCGAAAGGCCGCCTGGTGTATGCCACTTGCAGTATTTTGCCGGAAGAAAACGAGCATCAGGTCAAGCATTTCTTGGCTGAAAACCCGGAGTTTGAATTGCTCGACAGCAGCGAATTGCTCGCCGCCGCCAAAGTGGATTTAAACACCGGCAAATACCTGCGCATGGATTCTGCGGTTCACCATACCGACGGTTTCTTTGCAGCGGTTTTGCAGCGGAAATAA
- a CDS encoding pseudouridine synthase, translated as MNDLIVLNKPYGVICQFSPHEKHQCLKDYVEQPGFYPAGRLDTDSEGLLLLTNNGRLQARIADPKFKQEKTYWVQVEGVPDEAKLDLLHRGVDLGDFVTRPAKVRVLAGEEADKLWLRQPPVRMRKTVPDFWLEIKIAEGKNRQVRRMTAKLGYPCLRLVRVAIGHLNIFELDLALGEWRFAPHQP; from the coding sequence ATGAATGATTTGATTGTTTTAAACAAACCTTATGGCGTGATTTGCCAGTTTTCGCCGCATGAAAAGCACCAATGCTTGAAAGATTATGTCGAGCAACCGGGCTTTTATCCGGCAGGGCGTTTGGATACGGATAGTGAAGGTTTGTTGTTGCTGACGAATAACGGGCGTTTGCAGGCACGGATTGCAGATCCGAAGTTTAAGCAGGAAAAAACCTATTGGGTGCAGGTGGAGGGTGTGCCCGATGAGGCGAAACTGGATTTGTTGCATCGTGGTGTGGATTTGGGTGATTTTGTGACGCGTCCGGCTAAGGTGCGCGTGTTGGCAGGGGAAGAGGCGGATAAACTGTGGCTGCGTCAACCACCGGTTCGGATGCGTAAAACGGTGCCGGATTTTTGGCTGGAAATTAAAATTGCCGAAGGTAAGAACCGCCAAGTACGGCGGATGACGGCGAAGCTTGGTTATCCTTGTTTGCGTTTGGTGCGGGTGGCTATTGGGCACTTGAACATTTTTGAACTGGATTTGGCCTTAGGAGAATGGCGGTTTGCGCCGCATCAGCCTTGA
- a CDS encoding IS630 family transposase, translated as MQHQLQKKTNRHPKANRGLRKNFLKLLHRYIRRNRPVVYLDESGFRTSCYRPYAYAPKSRRCYALHDWQGHHQTNAIGALFHGKLFAVGLFDCSIDRRIFDAWVERILIPELPQNSVVVMDNATFHKGSALTLLKEKGHTVLWLPPYSPDLNQIEKKWAWIRGVRNRLRITDVDWLFQVCIGK; from the coding sequence ATACAACATCAGCTACAAAAAAAGACCAACCGCCACCCGAAAGCCAACAGAGGGCTCAGAAAAAACTTCCTGAAGTTACTGCACCGCTACATCCGCCGTAACCGTCCGGTTGTTTATTTAGACGAGAGCGGATTCAGAACATCCTGTTACCGGCCTTACGCTTATGCGCCAAAAAGCCGGCGCTGTTATGCGCTCCATGATTGGCAGGGACATCATCAGACCAATGCTATTGGGGCGTTATTTCACGGCAAACTGTTTGCCGTCGGGTTGTTTGATTGCAGTATTGACCGCCGAATATTTGACGCTTGGGTGGAGCGGATTTTGATTCCGGAGCTACCGCAAAACAGTGTGGTGGTGATGGATAATGCGACGTTTCATAAGGGGAGTGCTTTAACACTTCTGAAGGAGAAAGGCCATACTGTGTTATGGCTTCCGCCCTATAGCCCTGATCTGAATCAGATAGAGAAAAAGTGGGCTTGGATTAGAGGTGTTAGGAATCGGCTGCGAATTACGGATGTGGATTGGCTGTTTCAGGTGTGCATCGGTAAATAA
- the grxD gene encoding Grx4 family monothiol glutaredoxin has translation MSIHDQIKEVVTTHRVVLFMKGTKQFPQCGFSSRAVQILNAVNCTDYVTVNVLENDEVRQGIKEYSDWPTIPQLYVNGEFVGGSDIMMEMFEAGELEEALKA, from the coding sequence ATGAGCATTCATGATCAAATCAAAGAAGTTGTCACCACCCACCGTGTTGTCTTGTTTATGAAAGGCACCAAACAATTTCCACAATGCGGCTTTTCATCACGCGCCGTGCAAATTTTGAACGCGGTTAACTGCACCGATTATGTAACGGTTAACGTGTTGGAAAACGACGAAGTACGCCAAGGCATTAAAGAATACAGCGACTGGCCGACCATTCCGCAACTGTATGTTAACGGTGAATTTGTCGGCGGCTCCGATATCATGATGGAAATGTTCGAAGCCGGCGAATTAGAAGAAGCACTAAAAGCCTAA
- a CDS encoding DNA/RNA non-specific endonuclease produces MDAKLNGASGDWYKLEQQWKKTLEAGGRVQVNIKPIYSGNSKRPDSFVINFSENGGREINRVLKNTPTGK; encoded by the coding sequence ATGGATGCGAAATTGAATGGTGCTAGTGGTGATTGGTATAAACTGGAGCAACAATGGAAGAAAACGTTGGAGGCTGGAGGAAGGGTGCAGGTCAATATTAAACCTATTTACTCAGGTAATAGCAAGAGACCCGATAGTTTTGTAATTAATTTTTCAGAAAATGGTGGCAGAGAAATTAATAGGGTTCTAAAAAATACACCAACAGGAAAATGA